One Monomorium pharaonis isolate MP-MQ-018 chromosome 4, ASM1337386v2, whole genome shotgun sequence DNA segment encodes these proteins:
- the LOC105832269 gene encoding luciferin sulfotransferase has product MDDETGEKLDEIFGTKPSLVKVQPSHCLLPPKIVFYAQKIRDMPVYEDDVWMISFPRTGSHWAQEMAWCIGHDFDYEKARTIILKRSPTLEGSVIMVNGKFDEWFKDLGDSVENIKNMPRPRYIKTHIPWDLLPRQFHEKKPKTIYITRNPKDVCVSYYYYCKVFHGMNGSFDDFAELMLCDSVPYAPLWDHVLPFWKNKDQENILFLTYEEMKQNQMAAIKKTAKFLGKSVTEEQVIGLSEHLKFSKISANPSVNVQLLLDNTDEPKNDPNLKFIRKGKVGDWTNYMSEDLARRFDKWTEEHLYGTGLKFDTDIMLDEE; this is encoded by the exons ATGGATGACGAGACGGGAGAAAAGTTAGATGAGATATTCGGGACTAAGCCCAGCCTCGTAAAGGTCCAACCCAGCCATTGTTTATTACCGCCGAAAATTGTCTTCTACGCGCAAAAAATACGTGACATGCCGGTGTATGAGGATGACGTTTGGATGATCTCGTTTCCTCGAACTG GAAGTCACTGGGCGCAGGAAATGGCATGGTGCATCGGACACGATTTTGATTATGAAAAAGCTCGCACGATCATATTAAAGCGAAGTCCTACCCTTGA aGGTTCGGTTATCATGGTCAACGGGAAGTTTGACGAATGGTTCAAAGATCTGGGTGACTCCgtcgaaaatataaaaaatatgccaAGACCACGGTACATCAAAACCCATATACCGTGGGACTTATTACCGAGGCAGTTTCACGAGAAAAAGCCAAAG ACGATTTACATCACGAGAAATCCGAAGGACGTCTGCGTCAGTTATTACTATTACTGCAAGGTATTCCATGGTATGAATGGAAGCTTCGACGACTTCGCGGAATTGATGCTGTGTGACAGTG tGCCGTACGCTCCGCTTTGGGATCACGTTTTGCCCTTTTGGAAGAACAAAGATCAAGAGAACATACTATTTTTGACGTACGAAGAAATGAAACAG AATCAAATGGCGGCGATTAAGAAAACAGCGAAATTTTTAGGGAAAAGCGTGACAGAGGAGCAGGTTATCGGGCTCAGCGAACACCTAAAATTCTCGAAAATATCAGCAAATCCATCGGTGAACGTACAGCTGTTGCTAGACAACACGGACGAGCCGAAAAACGATCCGAATCTGAAGTTCATCAGGAAGGGCAAGGTTGGCGATTGGACGAATTACATGTCAGAAGATCTCGCGCGACGATTCGACAAGTGGACGGAGGAACATTTATATGGGACCGGTCTAAAATTCGATACAGACATTATGCTTGACGAAGAATaa
- the LOC105832267 gene encoding DDB1- and CUL4-associated factor 10 — protein MPKIRIKQTPNSLWLRQRELGVKFPLGHSDDFHKTLYSSIQPITSWDHGDNLTAARHGGVFNLEYSPDGSLLLAACEKKSILMFDPLCRKLIHAIDNAHSDCVNCVRFLDQRMFATCSDDSTVALWDARNLKQRIRTLQGHSNWVKNIEYSPSDSLLLTSGFDGSIYTWDINSFTENSFVYNRVFHTNGLMRTRLTPDTNKMLICTTSGYLIIIHNLKLSTLSQDLAGFKPNMYRLMQLSQTTIPVAASYTHLFAHTRTHNRVEFLTDFPIGDDAEVISSLQVHPQGWCALSRNVSSGEKSEWTCVHDIQEREPSSNVEQVNEGEEGRLTSLNVEEFEDFPQSQSSRPGMTSSFVIENGNRARLVHDVSDMRSNSFDSPIRVSADAAPSSIRSSSRTSWQVTARRNLRSQSRSPRPDRNERVTTNFDMVEVSSSTSAAGADSRVNAIHDDDRPEDQHVDDNDNSAHDASADEREYRSPRSHSQLNDLRRRNMIDNFTSGNVELHVSTTDVWEALVAIREARLRRERDRQFYPSSGHRREIRIPRSNNGVSVNLPRSSHTVVIIGDRTQVQNLQNRQNLQTMYAIPRNHKIHQNTPRLTHYIEEPNVGSGYIKELCFSADGRLICSPFGYGVRLLAFSSNCSELSNCVPPANESVLLHELATHIGHSDIVVSTKFSPKHYLLVSGCLSGKIVWHQPVV, from the exons ATGCCAAAGATCAGGATCAAGCAGACGCCGAACAGTCTCTGGTTAAGGCAACGCGAGCTGGGTGTCAAGTTCCCGCTAGGCCATAGCGACGACTTTCACAAGACTCTCTACTCCTCCATCCAGCCCATCACCTCGTGGGACCACGGAGATAATCTGACCGCCGCCAGGCATGGTGGAGTATTCAATTTGGAATACTCTCCCGATGG GTCTCTCTTGCTGGCGGCATGCgaaaagaaaagtattttaatgttCGATCCATTATGTAGGAAATTGATACACGCGATAGATAATGCTCATAGTGACTGCGTCAATTGCGTGAG GTTTCTGGATCAGCGTATGTTTGCAACTTGCTCAGATGACAGTACGGTCGCTCTGTGGGACGCCAGAAACTTGAAGCAGAGGATAAGGACGCTTCAAGGACATTCAAATTGGGTTAAAAACATAGAGTACAGTCCGAGCGATAGCTTATTATTGACCAGTGGATTTGACGGTAGTATATACACTTGGGATATCAACAG TTTTACAGAAAATAGCTTTGTGTACAATCGTGTGTTTCATACAAATGGACTAATGCGGACGAGACTCACTCCCGACACTAACAAAATGTTGATATGCACTACTTCAGGATATCTCATCATAATACATAATCTTAAACTTAGTACATTAAGCCAGGATTTGGCGGGATTCAAG cCAAACATGTACAGATTGATGCAGTTATCTCAAACCACCATACCGGTTGCGGCGAGTTACACGCATCTTTTTGCTCACACTCGTACCCATAATAGAGTAGAATTCCTCACCGATTTTCCTATAGGCGACGACGCCGAGGTAATATCCAGCCTACAAGTTCACCCACAGGGATGGTGCGCCCTGTCCCGAAATGTCAGCAGTGGAGAAAAATCGGAG tgGACGTGCGTTCACGATATACAAGAACGCGAGCCATCCAGCAATGTGGAACAAGTGAACGAGGGGGAGGAGGGTCGCTTGACGAGTCTAAACGTGGAAGAGTTTGAGGACTTTCCTCAATCGCAGTCATCACGCCCGGGAATGACGTCTTCCTTCGTGATAGAAAACGGGAATCGTGCACGATTAGTGCACGACGTGTCAGACATGAGATCGAATTCGTTCGATTCGCCTATTCGCGTGTCTGCGGACGCTGCCCCGTCGTCTATCAGATCGTCGTCGAGGACAAGCTGGCAGGTGACGGCGCGCCGGAATCTGCGATCTCAGTCGAGGAGCCCGCGCCCGGATAGAAATGAGCGAGTGACAACGAACTTCGACATGGTCGAGGTCAGTTCGAGTACGAGCGCCGCCGGCGCCGATTCTAGGGTAAATGCGATTCACGACGATGATAGACCAGAGGATCAGCACGTAGATGATAACGACAATTCGGCGCACGATGCATCAGCCGACGAGAGGGAATACAGATCTCCCCGATCGCATTCTCAGCTCAATGACTTGCGGCGCCGTAATATGATCGACAATTTCACTAGTGGCAACGTAGAATTGCATGTGAGCACAACTGATGTGTGGGAAGCGCTAGTAGCAATCAGGGAAGCTAGACTTCGCAGAGAACGGGACAGGCAGTTTTATCCATCTAGCGGCCATAGAAGAGAAATTCGGATCCCCAGGTCGAACAACGGCGTGAGCGTCAATCTTCCTCGCTCGTCGCACACGGTCGTAATAATCGGTGACCGTACTCAAGTGCAGAATTTGCAGAACCGACAAAATTTGCAAACCATGTACGCGATACCTAGGAACCACAAGATTCATCAGAATACACCCAGGTTGACGCACTACATCGAGGAGCCTAATGTCGGCTCCGGTTATATCAAGGAGTTGTGCTTCTCGGCTGATGGTAGATTGATATGCTCGCCGTTTGGTTATGGAGTGCGATTACTCGCGTTCTCGAGTAACTGCTCCGAGCTATCCAATTGCGTTCCACCCGCCAACGAGTCGGTACTGCTCCACGAATTAGCGACACATATTGGCCATTCCGATATTGTTGTTAGCACGAAATTCTCACCTAAACACTACCTGCTTGTGTCTGGTTGCCTCAGTGGCAAAATCGTCTGGCACCAACCGGTGGTTTAG